A genomic stretch from Phaenicophaeus curvirostris isolate KB17595 unplaced genomic scaffold, BPBGC_Pcur_1.0 scaffold_84, whole genome shotgun sequence includes:
- the LOC138734469 gene encoding LOW QUALITY PROTEIN: golgin subfamily A member 6-like protein 24 (The sequence of the model RefSeq protein was modified relative to this genomic sequence to represent the inferred CDS: inserted 1 base in 1 codon) translates to ASKPPSGHEELEEQPEELEKDPEELEKQPEEVEKQPEEVEKQPEELEKLPEELEKQPEELEKQPEELEKQPEELEEHPEELEKPQKSLXKQPEELEKHPEELEKQPEELEEHPEELEKHPEELEKQPEELEEHPEELEKQPEELEEQPEELEKHQKRSRNTQKSSRNFQKKELEEQPEELEKHPEELEEQPEELEKQPEELEKHQKSSRNTQKSLRNPRRARETTRRGRERPRRARETPEELEKLPEELEEPPEELEKHQKSSRNPRRARETPRRARETPEELEKHPEELEKPQKSSRNTQKSLRNIQKSSRNTQKSSRNTQKSLRKTQKSLRNLQKSSRNPQKKELEKHPEELEEHPEELKKQPEELEKQPEELEEQPEELEKQPEELEEHPEELEKPQKSLRNNQRSLRNTRRA, encoded by the exons GCATCTAAGCCACCTTCGGGGCATGAAGAGCTGGAGGAACAACCAGAAGAGCTTGAGAAAGACCCAGAAGAGCTTGAGAAACAACCAGAAGAGGTCGAGAAACAACCAGAAGAGGTCGAGAAACAACCAGAAGAG CTTGAGAAACTTCCAGAAGAGCTTGAGAAACAACCAGAAGAGCTTGAGAAACAACCAGAAGAGCTCGAGAAACAACCAGAAGAGCTTGAGGAACATCCAGAAGAGCTCGAGAAACCCCAGAAGAGCT AGAAACAACCAGAAGAGCTTGAGAAACATCCAGAAGAGCTTGAGAAACAACCAGAAGAGCTTGAGGAACACCCAGAAGAGCTTGAGAAACATCCAGAAGAGCTTGAGAAACAACCAGAAGAGCTTGAGGAACACCCAGAAGAGCTCGAGAAACAACCAGAAGAGCTTGAGGAACAACCAGAAGAGCTTGAGAAACACCAGAAGAGGTCGAGAAACACCCAGAAGAGCTCGAGAAACTTCCAGAAGA AAGAGCTTGAGGAACAACCAGAAGAGCTCGAGAAACACCCAGAAGAGCTTGAGGAACAACCAGAAGAGCTTGAGAAACAACCAGAAGAGCTCGAGAAACACCAGAAGAGCTCGAGAAACACCCAGAAGAGCTTGAGAAACCCCAGAAGAGCTCGAGAAACAACCAGAAGAGGTCGAGAAAGACCCAGAAGAGCTCGAGAAACACCAGAAGAGCTCGAGAAACTTCCAGAAGAGCTTGAGGAACCCCCAGAAGAGCTTGAGAAACACCAGAAGAGCTCGAGAAACCCCAGAAGAGCTCGAGAAACACCCAGAAGAGCTCGAGAAACACCAGAAGAGCTTGAGAAACATCCAGAAGAGCTCGAGAAACCACAGAAGAGCTCGAGAAACACACAGAAGAGCTTGAGAAACATCCAGAAGAGCTCGAGAAACACCCAGAAGAGCTCGAGAAACACCCAGAAGAGCTTGAGAAAGACCCAGAAGAGCTTGAGAAACCTCCAGAAGAGCTCGAGAAACCCCCAGAAGA AAGAGCTTGAGAAACACCCAGAAGAGCTTGAGGAACACCCAGAAGAGCTCAAGAAACAACCAGAAGAGCTTGAGAAACAACCAGAAGAGCTTGAGGAACAACCAGAAGAGCTCGAGAAACAACCAGAAGAGCTTGAGGAACATCCAGAGGAGCTTGAGAAACCCCAGAAGAGCTTGAGGAACAACCAGAGGAGCTTGAGAAACACCAGAAGAGCTTGA